A stretch of Gossypium hirsutum isolate 1008001.06 chromosome A06, Gossypium_hirsutum_v2.1, whole genome shotgun sequence DNA encodes these proteins:
- the LOC107962575 gene encoding mRNA-capping enzyme has protein sequence MVSNPSSDQESRKRLKIQDLEDHKRRLLHVDRFHQSESYPRIHDENEIPPAWLDCPSLGQQILGCILPSKVPLDESFQTNIPPGKTYSFKQVIQRVENSNGKLSLVIDLTNTCRYYSVPDLKQKGIEYVKIRCKGRDAVPDNFSVNIFVYELSKFFSRRANESKNYVLVHCTHGHNRTGFMIVHYLMRFQPLMPVTQAMEIFARARPPGIYKPNYIDALYAFYNEGKPVMFAYPSSPQWTSNATLNENHRLDAGPTIQNDDILGDKIPFNQMKSLRESCYKMLNLNVERARRFPGSHPVSLNRDNLQLLRQHYYYATWKADGTRYMMLITVDGCYLIDRHFNFRRVQIRFPCSYGNSTHHYTLLDGEMVIGTLPCSQNKERRFLVFDIIACNGNNLMEKPFSERWNMVEKEVIEPRNRDQKNISQSKHSCYRYELESFRVGRKDFWSLSTVPKILKELIPKLCHEADGLIFQGRDDPYIPYTHEGLLKWKYAEMNSVDFLFQMGVNDDHKLFLHENGRKKVMEGHRVDFRDGSNPSSYSMMIIECSWDSKDMVWVYMRKRNDKTSPNDLNTYKKVMRSIRDNITADILLKEIDDIICLPIYKHPPTHQLSFNYLCMFMSILIVIFKCHNEKWLFWLTYIWKIKLLPLATKDSMKIIN, from the coding sequence ATGGTCTCAAATCCTTCAAGTGATCAAGAAAGCCGAAAGAGACTGAAAATACAAGACTTAGAAGATCACAAGCGACGGCTTCTTCATGTTGATCGGTTTCATCAAAGTGAGAGTTACCCCAGAATTCATGATGAGAATGAGATCCCTCCTGCTTGGTTGGATTGCCCTTCACTTGGTCAACAAATCTTGGGCTGCATTCTTCCTTCCAAGGTCCCTCTTGATGAATCCTTCCAAACCAACATTCCGCCTGGAAAAACATACTCTTTCAAGCAAGTGATTCAAAGGGTGGAAAATTCCAATGGGAAGCTGAGTTTAGTGATTGATTTGACGAATACTTGTCGTTACTATTCAGTTCCAGACTTAAAGCAAAAAGGGATTGAGTACGTCAAGATTAGATGCAAGGGGCGTGATGCTGTGCCCGATAACTTCTCCGTGAACATTTTTGTGTATGAGTTGTCGAAATTCTTTTCACGTCGGGCGAATGAGTCGAAGAATTACGTGCTTGTTCATTGTACACACGGGCATAATCGGACCGGGTTTATGATTGTTCATTATCTGATGCGTTTTCAGCCATTGATGCCCGTCACTCAAGCAATGGAAATATTTGCTCGTGCTCGTCCTCCTGGAATCTACAAGCCAAACTATATTGATGCTCTGTATGCATTTTATAACGAAGGAAAGCCTGTAATGTTTGCCTATCCATCATCTCCTCAGTGGACCTCGAATGCAACGTTGAATGAGAATCATAGACTGGATGCGGGTCCAACAATACAAAATGATGATATCTTGGGAGATAAAATACCATTCAATCAAATGAAATCTCTTAGGGAATCATGCTACAAGATGTTAAACCTAAATGTTGAAAGAGCTAGAAGGTTTCCAGGGTCTCACCCTGTTTCACTCAACAGGGATAATTTGCAACTTTTGAGGCAACATTACTATTATGCTACATGGAAAGCTGATGGGACTCGGTATATGATGCTAATAACTGTCGATGGATGTTATTTGATCGATAGACATTTTAATTTCCGAAGAGTTCAGATAAGGTTCCCATGCAGTTACGGAAATAGTACTCACCATTATACCTTGCTTGATGGAGAGATGGTGATTGGTACTTTGCCATGTTCTCAAAACAAGGAAAGAAGATTCTTGGTTTTCGATATCATTGCTTGTAATGGAAATAATCTGATGGAGAAACCATTCTCTGAAAGATGGAATATGGTGGAGAAAGAAGTGATCGAGCCTCGAAATCGAGATCAGAAAAACATTAGCCAAAGCAAGCATTCATGTTACAGATATGAATTGGAATCTTTCAGGGTTGGGAGAAAAGATTTTTGGTCACTTTCAACTGTGCCAAAGATATTAAAGGAGTTAATCCCCAAACTTTGTCATGAAGCAGATGGTCTTATTTTTCAAGGTCGAGATGATCCTTACATACCTTACACTCATGAAGGCCTtctcaaatggaaatatgctgAAATGAACTCAGTTGATTTCCTGTTCCAGATGGGTGTTAACGATGATCATAAACTTTTCCTTCACGAAAATGGGAGAAAGAAGGTGATGGAAGGGCACAGAGTTGATTTCAGAGATGGCTCAAATCCTAGCTCATATTCTATGATGATCATTGAATGTTCTTGGGACAGCAAGGACATGGTGTGGGTTTATATGAGGAAGAGAAATGATAAAACAAGCCCTAATGATTTGAACACCTACAAGAAGGTGATGAGAAGCATAAGGGATAACATTACAGCAGACATTTTATTAAAGGAGATTGATGACATTATTTGCTTGCCTATTTATAAACATCCTCCTACTCATCAGTTGAGTTTTAATTACTTATGTATGTTCATGAGTATACTTATTGTAATATTTAAATGTCATAATGAAAAATGGTTATTCTGGTTGACGTAtatatggaaaataaaattaCTACCATTAGCAACTAAAGATtctatgaaaataattaattaa
- the LOC107963257 gene encoding uncharacterized protein — MASKDLHISFAVWGVHHHARGRCIQLGLPIDGNAVTGVSLISRPARLCYDLLGRSPSEGKFATLRFSWLKANFEHLSSTGTELEVMQAARAYRRWSMNPGIGRSYMVPIYCLMIENHSGEGFIWMPYSVPEVTAVIPSYAQEGEAWNYWGDEHEQYITMWNNWFSRVPQMDRCLDLRPSPQYLQWYYEKGKPFLFGGRSMVVPPYTTRIGQHLPHLHHAPESEPESEPEPEPKLHSGNSSYHLNLGGDNYFPGSSSHRYHSEFHIFSPPSYSAPSCSYPPQYSAPSSSYPPPYSTPSSSYQPPYSTPSSSYPPPYSAPSGSYPSIFSTPPGLYPPPYSTPPESYLPSFSTPPNLSSSIAFDMDEENVDCRNRPQR, encoded by the exons ATGGCGTCCAAAGACCTACACATTTCATTTGCCGTGTGGGGAGTGCACCATCACGCTAGAGGACGTTGCATACAGCTGGGGCTCCCCATCGATGGGAACGCGGTCACGGGCGTAAGTTTGATCTCCAGGCCGGCTCGCCTTTGCTATGACTTACTTGGACGCTCGCCAAGTGAAGGAAAATTTGCCACCTTGCGGTTTTCATGgctaaaggccaattttgagcatttgtcGAGTACTGGCACTGAATTAGAGGTTATGCAGGCCGCTCGAGCTTATAGGAG ATGGAGCATGAATCCAGGTATCGGGAGGTCATACATGGTTCCGATATACTGTCTGATGATTGAGAATCATTCTGGAGAGGGA TTTATTTGGATGCCATATTCTGTTCCTGAAGTTACAGCTGTTATTCCATCGTATGCTCAG GAGGGGGAGGCATGGAACTATTGGGGAGATGAGCATGAACAATATATTACGATGTGGAACAACTGGTTTAGTAGGGTACCTCAGATGGATCGTTGTTTGGATCTGCGGCCATCGCCACAGTACCTACAGTGGTACTATGAGAAGgggaaaccatttttatttggtGGACGGTCGATGGTAGTCCCCCCGTATACGACACGAATTGGGCAGCATTTACCACATCTGCATCATGCACCAGAGTCGGAGCCGGAGTCGGAGCCAGAGCCAGAGCCGAAACTACACTCCGGGAATAGTTCTTATCATCTAAATTTGGGAGGCGATAACTATTTCCCGGGCTCTTCATCCCACAGATATCATTCAGAGTTTCATATCTTCAGCCCACCATCGTACTCCGCTCCTTCCTGCTCGTATCCACCACAGTACTCTGCTCCTTCCAGCTCGTATCCACCACCATACTCCACTCCTTCTAGCTCGTATCAACCACCGTACTCCACTCCTTCTAGCTCGTATCCACCACCGTACTCTGCTCCTTCTGGCTCGTATCCATCGATATTCTCTACTCCTCCCGGCTTGTATCCACCACCATACTCTACTCCTCCAGAGTCGTATCTACCATCGTTCTCTACTCCCCCCAACTTGAGTTCATCGATTGCATTTGATATGGATGAAGAGAACGTTGACTGTCGTAATCGTCCGCAAC gGTGA